In Zingiber officinale cultivar Zhangliang chromosome 1A, Zo_v1.1, whole genome shotgun sequence, a genomic segment contains:
- the LOC122038981 gene encoding glutamate dehydrogenase-like isoform X1 has product MEGGGSLAALPLGFGNVGSWAVQLISEAGGQVIVVSDVTGAIKNSKGLNIKELLKHSSENHGIRGFTGGEPIDPGSLLIEDCDVLIPAALGGVINKENANDIKAKFIVEAANHPTDPEADEILSKKGVVILPDIYANSGGVTVSYFEWVQNIQGFMWDEEKVNAELRTYIIRAFNKYEGDVQDLQL; this is encoded by the exons GGCTTTGGTAATGTTGGATCATGGGCAGTCCAACTCATTAGTGAAGCTGGTGGTCAGGTGATTGTTGTTAGTGATGTCACTGGGGCAATCAAGAACAGTAAAGGTCTGAACATAAAAGAATTGCTAAAACATTCATCAGAGAATCATGGAATTAGAGGCTTCACTGGCGGAGAGCCCATCGATCCAGGTTCTTTGCTAATTGAAGACTGTGATGTTCTTATCCCTGCAGCACTTGGTGGTGTGATTAACAA GGAAAATGCGAATGACATAAAGGCCAAATTCATTGTTGAGGctgcaaatcatccaactgatcctGAAGCTGATGAG ATCTTATCAAAGAAAGGTGTCGTCATTCTTCCAGATATATATGCGAACTCTGGCGGCGTTACTGTCAGTTATTTTGAGTGGGTTCAG AATATCCAAGGATTCATGTGGGATGAAGAGAAGGTGAATGCTGAACTGAGAACATACATTATCAGAGCCTTCAACAAATATGAAGGAGATGTGCAAGACCTACAACTGTGA
- the LOC122038981 gene encoding glutamate dehydrogenase 1, mitochondrial-like isoform X2, protein MEGGGSLAALPLGFGNVGSWAVQLISEAGGQVIVVSDVTGAIKNSKGLNIKELLKHSSENHGIRGFTGGEPIDPGSLLIEDCDVLIPAALGGVINKENANDIKAKFIVEAANHPTDPEADEILSKKGVVILPDIYANSGGVTVSYFEWVQISCATD, encoded by the exons GGCTTTGGTAATGTTGGATCATGGGCAGTCCAACTCATTAGTGAAGCTGGTGGTCAGGTGATTGTTGTTAGTGATGTCACTGGGGCAATCAAGAACAGTAAAGGTCTGAACATAAAAGAATTGCTAAAACATTCATCAGAGAATCATGGAATTAGAGGCTTCACTGGCGGAGAGCCCATCGATCCAGGTTCTTTGCTAATTGAAGACTGTGATGTTCTTATCCCTGCAGCACTTGGTGGTGTGATTAACAA GGAAAATGCGAATGACATAAAGGCCAAATTCATTGTTGAGGctgcaaatcatccaactgatcctGAAGCTGATGAG ATCTTATCAAAGAAAGGTGTCGTCATTCTTCCAGATATATATGCGAACTCTGGCGGCGTTACTGTCAGTTATTTTGAGTGGGTTCAG ATTTCATGTGCAACCGACTGA
- the LOC122009082 gene encoding dirigent protein 22-like, whose protein sequence is MASSAPSSSLLLHLFVLFAAAAAASPNRNGYMHLRFYNHERILGSGPNATVVYSVHRTTSSSVSGFGNVYVYDNLLRAGVETDSPIIGRNQGMGVGSSMAENSGLTNFQLVFTAGEYNGSSLALQGLFPVAPLETVFERAITGGTGKFRLARGYLLTSEVHATNTTLTGQLDAYITFR, encoded by the coding sequence ATGGCATCATCTGCTccctcctcctccctcctcctccacctctTTGTGCTCTTCGCCGCCGCCGCAGCCGCCTCCCCCAACCGCAACGGCTACATGCACCTGCGCTTCTACAACCACGAGAGGATCCTCGGCTCCGGACCCAACGCCACCGTCGTCTACTCAGTCCACcgcaccacctcctcctccgtctCCGGATTCGGCAACGTCTATGTCTACGACAACCTTCTCCGAGCCGGGGTCGAGACCGACTCGCCTATTATCGGTCGGAATCAGGGCATGGGAGTCGGGTCGAGCATGGCCGAGAACTCCGGCCTCACCAACTTCCAGCTGGTTTTCACCGCCGGCGAGTACAACGGCAGCTCTCTCGCCCTGCAGGGGTTGTTCCCGGTGGCTCCGCTGGAGACCGTGTTCGAACGGGCCATCACCGGCGGCACCGGAAAATTCCGGTTGGCCAGAGGCTACCTCCTGACCTCTGAAGTTCATGCGACGAACACAACCCTCACCGGACAACTCGACGCTTACATCACCTTCCGTTGA